In Streptomyces sp. NBC_01717, one DNA window encodes the following:
- a CDS encoding response regulator transcription factor, translating into MPEATETRILLADDHALVRRGVRLILDSEPDLTVVAEAGDGAEAVEAARIHQPDLAILDIAMPRLTGLQAARELARTKPGLRLLILTMYDNEQYFFEALAAGASGYVLKSVADRDLVEACRATMRGEPFLYPGAVNALIRNYLDRAREGGTIPAKAITDREEEILKLVAEGHTSQEIADILVISVKTVERHRANLLEKLGMKDRLELTRYAIRVGLIEP; encoded by the coding sequence ATGCCCGAGGCGACCGAAACCCGCATCCTTCTCGCCGACGATCACGCGCTGGTCCGCCGTGGAGTCCGCCTCATCCTCGACAGCGAACCCGACCTCACTGTCGTGGCCGAAGCCGGCGACGGCGCCGAAGCCGTTGAAGCGGCCCGCATCCACCAGCCCGACCTGGCCATCCTCGACATCGCCATGCCCCGCCTGACCGGCCTGCAGGCCGCCCGCGAACTCGCCCGCACCAAGCCCGGCCTGCGCCTCCTCATACTGACCATGTACGACAACGAGCAGTACTTCTTCGAAGCCCTGGCCGCCGGCGCCTCCGGCTACGTCCTGAAATCCGTGGCCGACCGCGACCTCGTCGAAGCCTGCCGCGCGACCATGCGCGGCGAACCGTTCCTCTACCCCGGCGCCGTCAACGCCCTCATCCGCAACTACCTCGACCGTGCCCGCGAAGGCGGCACCATCCCCGCCAAGGCCATCACCGACCGGGAGGAAGAAATCCTCAAGCTCGTCGCCGAGGGCCACACCTCCCAGGAGATCGCCGACATCCTCGTCATCAGCGTCAAGACCGTCGAACGCCACCGCGCCAACCTGCTGGAGAAACTCGGTATGAAGGACCGGCTCGAGCTCACCCGATACGCAATCCGAGTCGGACTGATCGAGCCGTGA